A genomic window from Salinicoccus sp. RF5 includes:
- a CDS encoding alpha/beta fold hydrolase encodes MILHTDVSGEGESVVFLHTGLQTGETELEIQKEYFNQDNLVILPDLRGHGKSVAEDFTDYFAQTAIDLSETLDDLKIQSAHIAGCSLGGLAALMFAKEYPEKTKSLTLSGIMAEKPSNWEELNRLDAENVEKMLEHSDTAAYFDRLHEGNWRELLRLTQEGNWYPFGETADLSMLDMPVLYIVGEQNIHELKGTITYPKMNPNIHVATILFAGHAVHLDQPEIYNKMLETFISKVCR; translated from the coding sequence ATGATTCTGCATACCGACGTTTCAGGTGAAGGCGAGTCTGTCGTTTTTTTGCATACCGGGCTCCAGACAGGAGAAACTGAACTTGAAATACAGAAAGAATACTTTAATCAAGATAATCTGGTCATTCTCCCCGACCTCCGTGGCCATGGAAAATCCGTCGCGGAAGACTTTACAGACTACTTTGCCCAAACAGCCATCGATCTGTCTGAAACACTGGATGATTTGAAGATCCAGTCGGCACACATTGCAGGGTGTTCACTCGGTGGATTGGCAGCGCTGATGTTTGCCAAGGAATATCCTGAAAAGACGAAGAGCTTGACACTCTCCGGCATCATGGCGGAAAAGCCGTCAAACTGGGAGGAACTGAACCGTTTGGATGCGGAAAATGTAGAGAAGATGCTGGAGCATTCGGATACGGCTGCCTACTTTGATCGTCTCCACGAAGGGAACTGGCGGGAACTATTACGGCTGACCCAGGAGGGGAATTGGTATCCTTTCGGTGAAACGGCAGACCTCTCCATGCTCGATATGCCCGTCCTGTATATAGTGGGGGAGCAGAATATACATGAATTGAAGGGAACCATCACATATCCAAAAATGAATCCCAATATCCATGTTGCGACAATTCTTTTCGCGGGGCATGCTGTACACCTTGACCAGCCGGAGATCTACAACAAGATGCTCGAAACATTCATATCAAAGGTGTGTAGGTAG
- a CDS encoding DUF5694 domain-containing protein: MKPQVLLVGTYHFASKLDMVSHEDTFDKEKDQDQIQTLIDILARFKPTALAVEITKDKQKHLNDEYRSYLAGTLSLEANEVHQVMYRLGERLGLTEINAVDWMDSVGNRGMGDVVEWAKVHQPDTYEAVYNMFVESNRIEDDNTIIENLRLINDEENIRENHQAYMKLAQIGVGTEYVGIDWMRWWYQRNLIIYRNVMELVEGGHDRVLLYIGAAHLHLMRQFLTESGEVEVVSFNEF; the protein is encoded by the coding sequence ATGAAACCACAAGTTCTATTGGTGGGCACCTATCACTTTGCATCAAAACTCGATATGGTGAGCCACGAAGATACTTTTGACAAAGAGAAAGACCAGGATCAGATACAGACACTGATAGATATACTCGCTCGCTTCAAACCGACTGCCCTGGCGGTGGAAATCACCAAAGATAAGCAAAAGCATCTGAATGATGAGTACAGGTCATATTTGGCCGGGACGCTTTCGCTTGAAGCAAATGAAGTCCATCAAGTCATGTATCGGTTGGGTGAACGATTGGGGTTGACTGAAATCAATGCCGTGGACTGGATGGATTCGGTGGGCAACAGAGGCATGGGCGATGTGGTCGAGTGGGCGAAAGTCCATCAACCGGATACATATGAAGCGGTCTATAACATGTTCGTGGAAAGTAATCGCATTGAAGATGACAATACAATCATAGAGAACCTCAGGCTGATCAATGACGAAGAGAACATCCGTGAAAATCACCAGGCTTATATGAAGTTGGCTCAAATTGGTGTGGGGACGGAGTACGTAGGTATAGACTGGATGCGATGGTGGTACCAGCGCAACCTGATCATCTATAGGAATGTCATGGAACTGGTCGAGGGTGGACATGATAGGGTACTGCTGTATATAGGCGCCGCACATCTCCACCTTATGAGACAGTTTCTGACGGAGTCTGGAGAAGTGGAGGTTGTTTCTTTCAATGAATTTTAA
- a CDS encoding erythromycin esterase family protein, which translates to MRKKFLKGVGTLLITTSILVGCGTDADESSENSADYYELNNEIEDIGDILGDHDIVILGESTHWSSEIAKQKTDLIDHLAEHHDFNILFLETGDSEFNYYQQSGLPMTEGVSDQYRQESFNKYLAGIAENIKTLPMDWKPVFSGNRASAITTLEENIVTEISGYSHDLAEEFKRSEFALRDWFSKGVLQGKKVGHLERSTNVYEDIRNQSFFNKLTSETQNYIISRQENIEKYYSKISFEDGVAEYNDYREIGMSEKVLEQMDSNDKAIVWVANLHSNYDVASIDYTNEVYVEDKMNERVESLGALLQESDYSVYNAGLFHNEADDYEILPEDYATPRSESDETLEGYIGNRVQKDIFIDFATSDFIEKNQYTVYWAGYYDYRMVPQEQFDGLIYIDHIKK; encoded by the coding sequence ATGCGGAAGAAGTTCTTAAAAGGAGTGGGTACGTTACTGATCACTACATCAATATTAGTTGGATGTGGTACTGATGCTGATGAGTCCAGTGAAAATTCTGCTGACTACTATGAATTGAATAATGAAATTGAGGATATCGGAGATATACTAGGAGACCATGACATTGTAATACTAGGTGAAAGTACGCATTGGTCATCTGAGATTGCGAAACAAAAGACCGATCTCATCGATCACTTGGCAGAGCACCACGACTTCAACATATTGTTCTTGGAGACGGGCGACTCGGAATTCAACTACTATCAACAGAGCGGTTTGCCAATGACAGAGGGGGTTTCAGATCAGTATCGCCAAGAGAGTTTTAACAAATATTTGGCTGGGATAGCTGAGAATATCAAAACGCTGCCTATGGATTGGAAACCCGTTTTCTCAGGCAATAGGGCAAGCGCCATCACAACTTTAGAAGAAAATATCGTGACCGAAATTTCTGGATACAGCCATGATCTTGCGGAAGAATTTAAGAGGTCTGAATTCGCGCTGCGTGACTGGTTTTCTAAAGGGGTTCTTCAAGGAAAAAAAGTGGGTCATCTTGAACGGTCTACAAATGTATATGAAGATATTAGAAATCAGTCTTTCTTTAATAAATTAACTTCTGAAACACAAAACTATATCATTTCAAGACAGGAGAATATTGAAAAATACTATTCAAAAATCAGCTTTGAGGATGGCGTTGCTGAGTACAACGACTATCGAGAAATCGGGATGTCAGAGAAGGTATTAGAGCAAATGGACAGTAATGATAAAGCCATTGTCTGGGTGGCAAACCTCCATTCAAATTACGATGTTGCATCCATAGATTATACGAATGAGGTATATGTCGAAGACAAAATGAATGAGCGTGTTGAATCATTGGGTGCATTGCTTCAGGAGAGTGACTACAGTGTGTATAATGCAGGGCTGTTCCACAACGAAGCAGATGATTATGAAATCCTTCCCGAGGACTATGCAACACCGCGAAGTGAGAGTGATGAAACTTTGGAAGGCTATATCGGAAATCGCGTCCAAAAAGATATCTTTATCGATTTTGCTACAAGTGACTTTATTGAAAAAAATCAGTATACAGTTTATTGGGCGGGATATTACGACTATAGAATGGTACCTCAGGAACAATTTGATGGCCTAATCTACATCGACCATATTAAAAAATGA
- a CDS encoding alpha/beta hydrolase codes for MIDQQPVGSKKDIMVETTIGPTAITLYYPLEAEQKKHPVYINFHGGAFIMNDKDMDDPYCRYLANETGCVVLNIDYVKAPEYPFPKAIEQSYEVFQWMKEHAKELAIDSEKVMVGGQSSGGNFAAAFCLLLEEKSEKQPLLQVLSYPMLDFVTPYSEKPEPNKLRAQFPQAAHFLNICYVPEKEMARNPLASPVFADVDDHLAPALILIAEHDAFRPEAEVYAEKLKAAGVSVQDVLFTGCGHAFTHFGPKEKAREAWQLIAQNIREVVNHE; via the coding sequence ATGATTGATCAGCAGCCTGTAGGAAGCAAGAAGGATATCATGGTGGAAACAACCATCGGTCCCACCGCAATAACGCTGTATTATCCATTGGAGGCAGAACAAAAAAAGCACCCCGTCTACATCAATTTCCACGGGGGTGCCTTCATTATGAATGATAAGGATATGGATGATCCGTATTGCCGCTATCTCGCCAATGAGACGGGATGCGTCGTCCTCAACATCGATTATGTGAAGGCGCCGGAGTATCCATTCCCAAAAGCGATCGAACAGAGCTATGAAGTGTTCCAATGGATGAAGGAGCATGCGAAAGAGCTCGCCATCGATTCTGAAAAAGTGATGGTGGGCGGCCAAAGTTCAGGCGGCAACTTTGCAGCTGCATTCTGCCTCCTACTTGAGGAGAAATCGGAAAAGCAGCCGCTTCTGCAAGTTCTGTCCTATCCGATGCTAGATTTCGTCACACCATATTCAGAGAAGCCCGAACCAAATAAGTTGCGCGCGCAATTCCCGCAGGCCGCACACTTTTTGAACATATGCTATGTGCCTGAAAAGGAAATGGCCAGGAATCCCCTCGCCTCCCCTGTCTTTGCCGATGTAGACGACCATTTGGCCCCTGCCCTCATCCTAATTGCTGAGCATGATGCCTTCAGACCGGAAGCTGAAGTTTACGCTGAGAAATTAAAGGCTGCAGGTGTAAGCGTCCAGGATGTTCTCTTCACAGGCTGCGGTCATGCCTTTACGCATTTCGGCCCGAAAGAAAAAGCCCGTGAGGCTTGGCAGCTGATTGCACAAAACATCAGAGAAGTTGTCAATCATGAATAG
- a CDS encoding glycosyltransferase family 2 protein translates to MINLIVGGFTIVVGTLMFWSLPRPSGRGEGAKYPFVSIIIPARNEAERISALLRSLQEQNFRSFEVLVIDDDSTDDTVSVASAFDATILRNESKEAGAGKSSACWHGVQHSKGEWLLFLDADTRFSTPDSLQDLLALYRRKGARGILSLQPFHRIEDMYENLSAIFNVIVVVGMNVFTVWGKRFRPAGSFGPCILSDRDDYLSTGGHRGIQEAIMDDLALGQAYLDQNLPVHCMGGKDVISFRMYPEGFRSLVEGWCKSFALGSQATHPVVMLMTIVWISGSFISTGAFVSSLTALDPALIVLTGAVYLLYALQTMVFARRCGNFKRYIFIFHPILFAFFAGVFVYSIFRVHVLRSVNWKGRKINVK, encoded by the coding sequence ATGATCAATCTTATAGTCGGAGGTTTTACAATTGTTGTCGGGACACTCATGTTCTGGTCCCTCCCCCGCCCGTCAGGCCGGGGGGAAGGTGCCAAATACCCTTTCGTATCCATCATCATTCCGGCCAGGAATGAAGCAGAAAGGATTTCCGCCCTGCTCAGATCCCTGCAGGAGCAGAATTTCAGATCATTTGAAGTTCTGGTCATCGACGATGACTCCACGGATGATACAGTTTCTGTCGCATCGGCCTTTGATGCTACAATACTGCGTAATGAATCCAAGGAGGCCGGTGCAGGGAAATCGTCAGCCTGCTGGCACGGTGTCCAGCATTCGAAAGGGGAATGGCTCCTTTTCCTCGATGCCGATACACGCTTCAGCACCCCCGACAGCCTTCAGGATCTGTTGGCGCTTTATCGACGGAAAGGGGCCCGGGGCATCTTATCCCTGCAGCCGTTCCATCGCATCGAGGACATGTACGAGAATCTTTCAGCCATCTTCAATGTGATTGTTGTCGTGGGGATGAATGTATTCACCGTCTGGGGGAAGCGCTTCAGACCTGCAGGGTCGTTTGGCCCCTGCATCCTGTCTGATAGGGACGACTACCTTTCGACAGGCGGGCATAGGGGAATCCAGGAGGCCATCATGGACGACCTGGCATTGGGACAGGCGTATCTCGACCAGAACTTGCCCGTCCATTGTATGGGCGGCAAAGACGTCATATCCTTCCGCATGTATCCGGAAGGGTTCAGAAGCCTTGTCGAGGGCTGGTGCAAAAGCTTCGCGCTCGGCTCACAAGCGACCCATCCTGTAGTCATGCTGATGACCATCGTCTGGATTTCCGGCAGCTTCATAAGCACCGGAGCATTCGTTTCTTCACTCACCGCACTGGACCCGGCGCTGATTGTGCTTACCGGGGCAGTGTATCTTCTCTATGCCCTCCAGACCATGGTTTTCGCCCGAAGATGCGGCAACTTCAAAAGGTATATCTTCATCTTCCATCCCATCCTGTTCGCCTTTTTTGCCGGTGTATTCGTATACTCCATCTTCCGGGTCCATGTACTGCGTTCGGTGAACTGGAAAGGTCGGAAAATCAACGTCAAATAA
- a CDS encoding NAD(P)/FAD-dependent oxidoreductase — MTKKVIVIGAGVAGLASAIRLQHAGYQVEIHEKDATPGGKMNRIEKDGYQFDLGPSIVMMPELYREIFELCGRDSDDYIPMEKLDPMYRVYFSDAPDRPIDISSDLTELTRMIESISPGDTEGFLNYMHDIYKGYIFAQDNILGRPFHKRSDFYNLSMLRKAPKVKLVGTADNFIGRYINSERLKQVMGFQTLYIGVSPFTGPSFYSMIPMIQFLYGIWFIKGGMYTMATAMERLFEELGGEIFYGSAVQEISIDAGRATGIKVDDRKIDAEYVVCNADFPYAMKNLVKSPRAKGKFTDRKIDGMKYSCSAFLLYLGMDRKYDDVEHIHNFIFNESLEKNMKDIFEGKKLDHASFYVYIASKLDPTLAPEGKDGLYILMPVSDLGTADYEWNDETIEYYRTYILDTLKQIRGFENIEQEIVSETHFTPLDFESRFNAYNGAAFGLQPTLSQSIHKRPQSKSPSCSNLYFTGSSTHPGAGVPIVLLSAQIAARELIQDDKGSPSTE; from the coding sequence ATGACTAAGAAAGTGATCGTCATTGGTGCGGGTGTGGCAGGGCTGGCAAGCGCCATCAGACTGCAGCACGCCGGCTATCAAGTGGAGATCCATGAGAAGGATGCCACTCCGGGCGGAAAAATGAACCGGATTGAAAAGGATGGGTACCAGTTCGACCTCGGGCCGAGCATCGTCATGATGCCGGAACTGTACCGTGAAATATTCGAACTTTGCGGACGTGACTCCGACGACTACATTCCAATGGAGAAGTTGGATCCCATGTACCGTGTGTACTTCAGCGATGCTCCGGATAGGCCCATCGACATCTCCTCCGACCTGACCGAGTTGACCAGGATGATCGAGTCCATCAGCCCGGGGGATACGGAAGGCTTCCTCAACTATATGCATGATATCTATAAAGGATATATCTTCGCCCAGGACAACATCCTCGGACGGCCTTTCCACAAAAGAAGCGACTTCTATAACCTTTCGATGTTGAGGAAGGCACCGAAAGTGAAACTGGTGGGTACAGCGGACAACTTCATCGGAAGATATATAAACAGTGAACGCCTGAAGCAGGTCATGGGGTTCCAGACATTGTACATAGGCGTCTCCCCCTTCACCGGCCCGTCCTTCTATTCGATGATTCCGATGATCCAGTTCCTGTACGGGATATGGTTCATCAAAGGCGGTATGTATACGATGGCAACGGCCATGGAACGGTTGTTTGAGGAACTTGGCGGGGAAATCTTCTATGGAAGCGCAGTGCAGGAGATCTCCATCGATGCCGGACGGGCGACCGGCATCAAGGTGGATGACAGGAAGATCGATGCCGAATATGTGGTCTGCAACGCCGATTTCCCGTATGCGATGAAAAACCTGGTGAAAAGCCCCCGCGCCAAAGGGAAATTCACCGATCGGAAGATCGACGGCATGAAATATTCCTGTTCCGCCTTCCTCCTCTACCTGGGTATGGACCGGAAGTATGATGATGTCGAGCACATCCATAATTTCATCTTCAATGAATCACTCGAGAAGAACATGAAGGACATCTTTGAAGGTAAAAAGCTGGACCATGCCTCCTTCTACGTCTATATCGCCTCGAAGCTCGATCCGACACTCGCACCGGAAGGAAAGGATGGACTATATATCCTGATGCCGGTGTCCGACCTCGGTACGGCGGACTATGAGTGGAACGATGAGACGATCGAATACTACCGTACATACATTTTGGACACCTTGAAGCAGATACGCGGGTTTGAAAATATCGAGCAGGAGATCGTTTCAGAAACACATTTCACACCACTCGATTTCGAATCCAGGTTCAATGCCTACAACGGTGCCGCATTCGGGCTGCAGCCCACCCTTTCTCAAAGCATCCACAAGCGGCCGCAGAGCAAATCGCCGAGCTGTTCCAACTTGTATTTCACAGGCAGCAGCACACATCCAGGGGCAGGCGTCCCGATTGTACTGCTGTCCGCCCAAATCGCTGCCCGGGAACTCATCCAGGACGACAAAGGCAGCCCATCCACTGAATGA
- a CDS encoding glycosyl-4,4'-diaponeurosporenoate acyltransferase, whose translation MQVISLSLFWTIVIDIVAWLFFHMAISALCLKLPAAVFQNNAFWSRIYSWEKSGEIWQQLFRVKAWKGRLIDGATLFKRGYQKKSLHGTGREDLEMFAMETKRAELTHWLSIVPAPLFFLWNPPLVGWLMIVYAVVFNLPLIITQRYNRGRIRRMLS comes from the coding sequence ATGCAAGTGATCTCATTATCCCTGTTCTGGACCATCGTCATCGACATAGTCGCCTGGCTCTTCTTCCATATGGCCATCTCCGCCCTCTGCCTGAAGCTCCCGGCTGCAGTATTCCAGAACAATGCCTTCTGGTCCCGCATCTATTCATGGGAAAAGTCAGGCGAGATATGGCAGCAGCTGTTTCGGGTGAAGGCATGGAAAGGCAGATTGATCGACGGGGCCACCCTGTTCAAGAGGGGATATCAAAAGAAATCACTGCATGGCACAGGCAGGGAAGACCTCGAAATGTTTGCCATGGAGACGAAACGGGCTGAGCTGACACATTGGCTGTCGATCGTGCCCGCTCCGCTCTTCTTCCTGTGGAACCCACCGCTTGTGGGCTGGCTGATGATCGTCTATGCAGTCGTCTTCAACCTGCCCCTCATCATCACACAAAGATACAACCGCGGAAGAATCAGAAGAATGCTGTCGTGA
- a CDS encoding NAD(P)/FAD-dependent oxidoreductase: MPQKSVLIIGGGLGGLSAAISLAQKGYDVSLYEKNDHLGGKLNRLEQDGFGFDLGPSILTMPKVFEKLFTASGKKMADYVPTVKLDHQWRSFFPDGNVIDLYEDMDDMLEKNPSLDKKDIKQYEKLLAYSKKLYDTTEQSYFKGVDDKKDILKYQGVFSTLKGFDLFSTVRQAIDKRISNKQLSDMLSYFIKYVGSSPYDAPAVLNMMIYMQHDQGVWYVPGGMDNLAKGLVQLAEEVGVTIHTGQHISELRNSEGRITGAVLDDGTQLDADYYVSNMEVIPTYEQLIGGHEDYVRKIKKKFEPASSGLVMHLGVKKTYPQLAHHNFFFAEDMKKQMDKIFHKHELPDDPVIYLVNVNKTDPDQAPPGHENLKVLPHIPYIQDEPFTAEAYERFAEQTLIKLERMGLTDLRENIVTRDVWTPEDIQRVYGSDRGAIYGTLSDRKKNKGFKHPKQSAHYDNLYFVGGTVNPGGGMPMVTLSGQHVSNQIVQRDSVDE, from the coding sequence ATGCCACAAAAAAGCGTATTGATCATCGGCGGCGGGCTTGGTGGGTTATCAGCCGCCATTTCCCTGGCACAAAAGGGATATGATGTATCGTTATATGAGAAGAATGACCACTTGGGCGGGAAATTGAACCGTCTGGAGCAGGATGGCTTCGGCTTTGACCTCGGCCCTTCCATTTTGACGATGCCGAAAGTGTTTGAGAAGCTCTTTACCGCGAGCGGAAAGAAGATGGCGGATTATGTGCCGACGGTCAAGCTGGATCATCAGTGGCGCTCCTTCTTCCCGGATGGCAATGTCATCGATCTGTATGAAGATATGGATGACATGCTGGAAAAGAATCCATCATTGGATAAAAAGGACATCAAGCAGTATGAAAAACTGCTCGCCTACTCCAAGAAGCTGTATGATACAACCGAACAGAGCTACTTCAAAGGGGTCGATGATAAGAAGGACATTTTGAAGTATCAAGGGGTATTCAGTACTCTGAAGGGCTTTGATCTGTTTTCGACGGTACGCCAGGCGATCGACAAACGGATCAGCAATAAGCAGCTGAGCGATATGCTTTCCTACTTCATCAAATATGTCGGCTCCTCCCCCTACGATGCACCGGCTGTATTGAATATGATGATATATATGCAGCATGACCAGGGCGTATGGTATGTACCGGGTGGCATGGACAACCTGGCCAAAGGGCTCGTCCAGCTTGCCGAGGAGGTCGGTGTGACGATCCATACAGGGCAGCATATTTCTGAACTCCGAAATTCAGAAGGCAGGATCACCGGCGCCGTACTGGATGATGGTACACAACTGGATGCAGACTATTACGTATCCAATATGGAGGTCATTCCGACCTACGAACAGTTGATTGGCGGACATGAGGACTATGTCCGGAAAATCAAAAAGAAATTCGAACCTGCGAGTTCCGGCCTGGTCATGCACCTCGGGGTCAAAAAGACCTACCCCCAGCTTGCCCACCACAACTTCTTCTTCGCAGAAGATATGAAGAAGCAGATGGATAAGATATTCCATAAGCATGAACTGCCGGATGATCCGGTCATCTATCTCGTGAACGTCAATAAGACGGATCCGGACCAGGCGCCGCCGGGACATGAGAACTTGAAGGTGCTCCCGCATATCCCATATATCCAGGACGAGCCATTCACGGCTGAAGCCTACGAGCGGTTTGCAGAACAGACGCTGATCAAGCTTGAACGCATGGGCCTCACGGATCTGCGTGAGAACATCGTGACAAGAGATGTATGGACGCCGGAGGACATCCAGCGGGTGTACGGCTCCGACCGGGGGGCGATCTACGGCACCCTCTCCGACCGCAAGAAGAACAAGGGATTCAAGCATCCAAAGCAAAGCGCGCACTATGACAACCTCTACTTCGTCGGCGGTACGGTGAACCCTGGAGGCGGGATGCCGATGGTGACATTGAGCGGCCAGCATGTCAGCAACCAGATCGTCCAGAGGGATTCGGTTGATGAGTGA
- a CDS encoding NUDIX domain-containing protein: MEKWDAYDRKLNKLNFDLTRGENIPNDVFHLVSEVMVINLDGSFLAMKRDYNKASYPGFYEVSAGGSVLKDEDPTDAAERETLEETGVRITSLEKRNIYISEEYNTIFVSFIAHVDIPKDSIVLQEDETIHYKWIPNEEIYSFLTSDVCVPGRNQRAINDLFG; this comes from the coding sequence ATGGAGAAATGGGATGCTTACGACAGGAAGTTAAACAAGTTGAATTTTGATTTAACTAGAGGAGAGAACATTCCTAATGATGTATTTCATTTAGTTTCAGAAGTGATGGTAATCAATCTAGATGGGAGCTTTTTAGCCATGAAGAGAGATTATAATAAAGCGTCGTATCCCGGTTTTTATGAAGTATCAGCAGGTGGAAGTGTTTTAAAAGATGAAGACCCGACGGATGCTGCTGAAAGAGAAACACTGGAGGAGACAGGTGTTAGAATAACGAGCCTAGAAAAACGGAACATCTATATTTCTGAAGAATACAATACCATTTTCGTCTCTTTTATTGCTCATGTGGATATTCCAAAGGACAGCATTGTTTTACAAGAAGACGAAACAATTCATTACAAGTGGATTCCCAATGAAGAGATATATTCCTTTTTAACTTCTGATGTTTGTGTACCTGGTCGAAATCAAAGAGCTATAAATGACCTTTTTGGGTAG
- a CDS encoding GNAT family N-acetyltransferase codes for MEIRQSKKEDAEQFLELNKQLDDTGYMLYDPGERKMNVEVQRKAIAQMKADPSAHFLVAVENKTLVGFIAVLRGKLKRNSHSAYLVLGVDKNYRGQGVASALFEEVFSWSQIQGVSRLELTVIKHNHPAFNLYSKMGFILEGEKVRSLMIDGKPVNEYYMYKLL; via the coding sequence ATGGAGATCAGACAGTCGAAAAAGGAAGATGCAGAGCAGTTCCTAGAATTGAACAAACAGCTTGATGACACAGGATACATGCTATATGACCCAGGGGAAAGAAAAATGAATGTGGAAGTGCAGCGTAAGGCAATTGCTCAAATGAAGGCAGATCCATCGGCCCATTTCCTTGTGGCCGTTGAGAATAAAACATTAGTAGGGTTCATTGCAGTATTAAGAGGAAAACTCAAGAGGAATAGTCATTCTGCCTATCTTGTTTTGGGTGTCGATAAGAACTATAGGGGACAAGGAGTCGCCTCGGCACTATTTGAAGAAGTGTTCTCCTGGTCACAAATTCAGGGAGTCTCCAGACTGGAATTGACCGTGATTAAACATAATCATCCCGCTTTCAATCTCTATAGTAAGATGGGTTTCATTTTGGAAGGAGAAAAGGTGCGCTCCTTGATGATAGATGGGAAACCGGTCAATGAGTACTATATGTATAAGTTATTGTAA
- a CDS encoding GNAT family N-acetyltransferase yields MEFVNINLNFHKDIVIKFRKDSFKESFGHSKDLNEDEYILWLEEKVQEFPDGFLLLKKENEYIGQIELTIKKYKNRIVGYINLYYLTKPYRGKGYAEEMHTYALRYFENNGLEEYHLRVSPTNRRAIKFYQKNGLEKINEEHVGKVMRMRGYL; encoded by the coding sequence ATGGAATTTGTTAATATTAACCTAAATTTTCATAAGGACATAGTGATTAAATTCCGAAAGGATTCATTCAAAGAAAGCTTCGGTCATTCAAAAGACCTTAATGAAGATGAGTATATATTGTGGCTAGAGGAAAAGGTACAAGAGTTTCCTGATGGCTTCTTACTTCTTAAAAAAGAAAACGAATATATCGGACAAATTGAACTGACAATCAAGAAATACAAAAATAGAATAGTTGGATACATCAACTTATACTATTTAACAAAGCCATATCGAGGAAAAGGGTATGCTGAAGAGATGCATACATACGCGTTGAGATATTTTGAGAACAATGGCTTAGAGGAATATCACCTTAGAGTTTCTCCAACAAATAGACGTGCAATAAAGTTCTACCAAAAAAATGGGTTGGAAAAGATAAATGAAGAACATGTGGGGAAAGTCATGCGTATGAGAGGTTATTTATAA
- a CDS encoding GNAT family N-acetyltransferase, with protein sequence MIPFKLKLLDKEREFNPFYNFIMGNTDHFRDYMEVVPSFDEVKEEFLLDVPPGIDIKNKEVYGVYREENLIGFLDILFNYPESHTCMIGYLVIDQNYRKQGIGQQVYNHAVAYAKEKDMRKIRLSVIKENKPAVRMWKKQGFETIDEEVTEYGTQLMMEIRL encoded by the coding sequence ATGATACCGTTCAAATTAAAATTACTTGATAAGGAGAGGGAATTTAATCCCTTCTATAACTTCATCATGGGCAATACAGATCATTTCAGGGATTATATGGAGGTAGTCCCATCTTTTGATGAAGTTAAAGAAGAATTCCTATTGGATGTGCCTCCCGGCATAGATATAAAAAATAAAGAAGTATATGGCGTCTATAGAGAGGAGAATCTTATTGGCTTTCTGGACATCCTATTCAATTATCCCGAAAGCCACACCTGTATGATAGGATACTTGGTCATCGATCAAAATTATAGGAAGCAGGGTATCGGTCAGCAAGTATATAATCACGCTGTTGCTTATGCTAAAGAAAAAGACATGAGGAAGATTCGGCTCAGTGTTATCAAAGAAAACAAACCGGCTGTTAGAATGTGGAAAAAGCAAGGCTTTGAAACAATAGACGAAGAGGTAACGGAATATGGCACACAATTAATGATGGAGATTAGACTGTAG
- a CDS encoding DUF2188 domain-containing protein, whose translation MNYSREQARKNNSEHRIQGKDGKFRDADSYGNDSYPPKG comes from the coding sequence ATTAATTATTCTAGAGAGCAAGCTAGGAAAAATAATTCTGAGCATCGTATTCAGGGAAAAGATGGCAAGTTTCGAGATGCAGATTCTTATGGAAATGACTCCTATCCACCAAAAGGTTAA